AATTTTAGAGTTTTTACACCTTAACCAAACTTAGTGTAGTGGcaatttcttcttgtgtgtcaTATAAAAATTGTCACTTGTGTCATAGGAGCTAACCTGTTCGTTCCTGATGCGTGTCCACTTAAATATACTCACAGATCCGTTGTTTcacttgatttcttattttatttgtaattccACTTGTTTCCAGAACAAATCCAAAATGAATATATCAAAACTCATAACAAAAGGTCACgatcaaaaaacatttgctgcGTGGCTCCTATACCTCCACCACagtccacaaacaaaacaatctacTTTTTTCTTCCCACCACCTGTGCATCGCACCCAAATTAATTAACTCGGCCCCACCCATAACACAAAATACCTGCCAAAATATGCccaaataaatccattattcaccataaaGGTTTCCATGTCAAATCAAGTACTTCTCATAAATTAATACTTATTtctaacaacacaaaaaatatactCTATTAGCACAAACTTAAACCATACTTCTGAAACTAAAGTTATCATGATTAAAATGGCCTCTACACTTAGTTTTCCTGTAGAGTTGAGACAGGAAAAATAAGCTTCCATTACACTCAACTATGGTGTGACaagattttaaaatgcttgACTTTGTATTACTTTAACATGTTCTATTATTGTAGTATATGTAGAAcataaacaatacatttttacctACTTTTATCAGATgacgaagaggaggaaaatGCTAAGGCTGAGGGTGGAGCTTTCGGGGGAACCTCTGCAGACCTTGCAGAGTTGAGCTCCGATGAGGACGCAGATAAGTGTCCCATCTGCCTTAACTCCTTCAGCAGCCAGCCTGTTGCCACACCAGAGGACTGTGAGCATTACTTCTGCCTCGACTGCATCCTTGAGTGGGCGAAGGTGGGTCTGACTTCATGTACAGAAAACACTtcatcagctgttttctttttaaaattattatcaGTCTTAGCCTTGAAAATGCATCTGGTGTTTTGGAACTTGAGTAGCTAatttccactgtttttttttttccccctttcagaATGCAAACTCTTGTCCTGTAGACCGTATTGCCTTCAACAGCATCTACctaagaaaatgttttggagGCAAAGTGAAGAAAGTGGTAAGGGTTTTCACTCTTTGTTAGCACAACTTCTGGTACACTTATTAGCTCAGTTTACTTGATATGCACAAGTGATGTTTATGACCTATGTCTGATGTCGTTTTTGTGTTGATGGCTACAACAAGATCACCGTACAAAAGCCTGTGAAGGAAGGTCAGGAGGAAATCATAGATGTGGACCTGGAGCAGACCAACTGTGAGGTGTGTGGGAGCAGCGACAGAGAAGACCGCCTCTTGCTTTGTGACGGTTGCGATGCTGGGTGAGATTAATTCATATATCACTCAACTAGATAGCCCATTTATTGGTGTTAAAGTCAGTCTGAAAAGCTGTGACATTTCTTATCAACAGAGAGATTTATgaagtctgtttgtttcataGGTATCACATGGAGTGTCTCACGCCACCTCTTGACTCCGTTCCTGTAGAGGAATGGTTCTGTCCTGAGTGTGTAGCCAACAACCGCAACTCAAGTAAGTCCTTAAAGTTATTTGCCTTCATATAAAACATCTATTAAAAGCCaccctttcttctttcttttttttaaatactttatttatagcTGTTTTTTACAATACAGAGAAGAATAAACTATTTTTACCCACTCTATAAAGTTCCCTCCGAACCCGAATCGTTTTAATGTCTCAATCATATAAGGCCATTCAATCTGATCAAATGCCTTTTGGGCGTCAAGGGATATGATAGCAGCTTGTGTATCCTATGATGGCGCGGGGCTTGGCTCCCGTCAGGGGTCGCGGTTGCAGGGTCCGGTGCGCCCCGTCAATTATCACCGATGATTGGAAGTTGTCTTCTCCGAGAAGTTTCGGGATAAGGGCCTCGACGAACTCAGTTGGTTTACCTCCTTGTTCTTGTTCAGGTATGCCGATTATCTTAATGTTGTTGCGACCTGCCCTCGAGGTCGTCCACCTTGAGCTTGAGTGCGTTGTTTTCATCCTTGAGGCTGGAAAATGCCTTTTCTAAACTGCTTATGCGGCTATCCTGCTCCGACATCTGCTCCTCAATAGATTCAACCTTCTCTAGCATTTCGGCTTGACAGCTTTGTACCGCCTGAAGAGTCTGTTCCAGCTTATCGAACCTGTCCTTAATATGTTTCAGGATCTTATCCGAGACTTTCTCCCACATCAGCGGCAAATCATCGTGTCCTCGCTGGTAGCTTTGCTAAAAGAGACACCGCTAGCTTTAGCTGTAGCAGGTCGGCGTGAATCGACGTTTTCCGGCTTCTTAGGCATATTGacgcaagaaaaaaagtataCAAGTTGAACCTCAGTGTATCAGGGAAGTTCCTGAggctttttaaagttaaatagaCTAATATAGATTTTACAACTTGGCATGGAGGAGCTTCTGGAAACACGTCTACTCCATGCGCTGCTCGTAAGCGCCCCCCAAAAAGCCACCCTTTCTTCTAGATATGAAAGAATTGTTTAGGCTGAAGCCGTATGTTTTAATCTTCCTGACTCAGGGGGCTCAGCTGAAGAACTCAGTGAAACAGAGAGCCTTCCATCTTCCGCCGTTCCTACCACCAGTCGCTCCCAGTCCCGCGCTCCGGGTCCAACCAGAGCTATCGCCCGGAcacagcagagtgagagagtcCGAGCTAATGTCAACCGACATCGCATCACACAGGCACGCACATCGCAGGTTTGGCATGAGGCGTGATGCTTCAGTCTTGGCTTATTATCAAACTCACTTTAACAACATATGTGCCAGGCTCAAATTTGTAGaaaagttttattgttttccatAATTTGCAATTGTTTTAATGAACTAATAATTAACACTGTCACATTTATGTGATATTGAGTTGTGTAATGGGTTAAAACACCTCCGTGCGACTGACTGCACAGACTACcgcatgtgtttttcatttttcttttatctgatTCTTgattgagatgtttgtgttttggagcAATGCATGTGGTTGAGAGTACTGTTTGGACTTGagacaaataatgtttttaaagcagacTTTGGAGTAATGATTTTCTCTTACTAGCTGGCTCCCACATACATGATGCAGTCCACTTGGCTTGATGATACTATTAATGCTGTGGTGGCCGGGCTCAATACGGCTGTTTATATAAGGAACTTCGCACCTCGCATCCCATCCAGCCGCCGGCGCAAGACTGGTGAGCACGctcacacaacatgaacaagTACCGTTTGTAGCATGGGTTAGTGTAATCAcagaacaaacataaacatgttttgtagaagaagaaaaaaaaaacagagtcttGAAGTCAAATTAGTTAATGTGATCATTTATGGTCAATTGAACAGTTAGGCGCAGAAGGACCAAGAAGACATCTTCCGCTAAGGGTAGAACAGGAAAAGCAGGAAGTACAGGAGTcaagaggaggagacggagagtGAGAAGGACTAAATCCAGAAGAAAGCTGGTGAGTTCATGTTTAACATCAAACTTACAATTTACGTGATTTGGTTTTAAACTTCACACTGAACGTGTCTAACACTAAATGTTAACAAATAAATCATACGATATTTTTTCTCGTGCTAGGTGTTGAAAAAGTCAGCCAATGCTCGAAGTCGTATTGCTAATAATCTGGGAATTGTAAAGGACAAGAAAAGCTCTTCGCTGCCTACAGTGTACCGTCCATCAGAGCACACGCTCAGCAACATGCGCGCTGACATAGGTGCTGCATCCCTCTCTATCTACGGAGATCCATTTGACCTGGATCCGTTTGCAGATCGGTGAGAAGACCATTTTAAAAACTATGATTATTCATTGaagtttctgatatttttagCGGTTAATATGAATAGAGGTACATACTATGGGCCACCCATGCCATGGTCCAGGGGTCCTGACTCCTTGATCCAGTATGCACCACACATGGAGGTTTAGTTTTTGGTGGTCAAACAATCACTACCAATTTAAACGTTTGAATATTTAATAtagttcatatttattttgctgtttaTATCAATCTATATACTCATATAAGTACATAGTACATGTGTGGataatgtttattttgcatGGATCTTTGCATTGACAGTGTTAATTATTAACTAAATTGTATCTTATGGTATTGCTTTGACCagtgaggaagaagagcagcagcacgGCCGTGTGACATCGCTGTTGGAGGCCAAAAGACGAGGGATCTCTCGCTCTGCTCTTCGATCCCACCAGCCTGTAGCGCGACCAGTCACTGGAAGCCTTTCTCGGTAAgcatcaacattttttcatgcaggattatttattttccatgttaAACCTACCATCCTTTAACAATCCTAAAGGGACCAAGCATTTACTGCGGCATGCCTGAGAATGGCATGAACAATGTTATGACTTCTGTTTATAATGacataaattaaatatagtTGTATTTAGGTCTCAACATATCAGGGATTTCTCTTCATTtcagtaaaaatacatttaaaagcttAATTTGCatgaatgtaaatataaaatgttgctATTACACCTGAAATCCAGACGTCTGCAAACACTTGAGCTAATAACTACAGTGGAAGAGCTAATTAAAAATCTACTATTAATTTATCATCAActaaaaacactgcaaatgtGCACCATGTCACACATcatatccagtgtttcccctaccattatattaggggagtaaaaatgttttttttaatttttaaagatttgtttttgggcttcttgtgcctttattgtagggataggatagtggatagagtccgtaatcagggaaagaagtcatttaaggatacctttctgatagaaaagggCAGCTGTCATGAAAAGTAACACATTTGTCGTGTCGGCgtgtccccccacccccccaacgctgtaaacctatcTAAGTTTTATTTGTCAAGTCTTATTATAGTGAGGTTTCTTAGTTGTCTCTTTTTTCATAGAGATGAAAACCAGGTAGATGATTACTCAAGAAATATTGTTTATCTAATGGAACGTTTGCTTTGCTATCCGAGGAGGGCTATAGAAGTCCCCCAATCAGGAGGTGTTGTGGAGGCGGCTCCCGTGCCTGACCTGCTGGGCAGCATTCTCACAGGACAGAGCATGCTCCTGATGGACAGCTCTGATGTTGTTATTAACCGAGATGGTTCCCTTAAATCTGCAAAGCCAAgtaagtgtgtgttgtttcaccAATGAGATTTGATGACATGTTTTGTTAAAGCAGAGTACAACTgctttctggcacaacttcaacAACTACCAAGGAGCATGGAGAGTGAAAGGcctgaagaggtcaaaaagctccagcaacacttgtagtatgaagatcaactttaaagaataacttttttattccaccgttttaataacttttttgtgtgtgttacagtgatACCCTCTGCATCAAAGCCAGGTTGCAGCTCAGGTGACGCCAGCCCCCACATCAATCCAGTGATGTCACCCAACCAAGGAGATGCATGTCCGCCGCTCCACAACAACGGAGACCTACCAGGATCTTCACATAACCCCACAAGCAGACCTTTCTCCCAGAGCTCCTCTCGCTTACCCCACAACATGCCCCCCTCAGCTAGCCGCATCCAGCCCTCTCCCCATTCTGATTTACCACCCCGAGGTCATCCCAGTTTGCAGCCATCTCGACCAATCAGACCCACCCATTCTACTGATCATCGAGGAACAAATAGAGTAATAGACTCCACCCACCCCACCTTAGACTCcagctccaagaacaaccaGCCTAAAAAAACACCTATAAAGCCTATGTGGGTAGACGTCTCAGTTCTTCCTAGgataccaaaaataaaaaaggagagcaGTGATGCCATATATTGCGGAACTAGTCCAGATGCTGGCAGTGGCAGTGAtaaaagtagtagtagtaggGAAAGTATTAGTAACTCTACTCCCAGACGTAATGTTTATGGCATGCCAGATACGGCCATGAACAGCCTGGCTGGGGACAAGGGAAGGCAGCAAAGTGTAGACCAGCAAAAGGGCAGAGCTGAAGGTCGACAGAGACCTGACGGAGCATCCTCATCATCTGCCTTCTCAAACtcattctcctcttcatcctcctccactGGGTTTCCTTCCAGCCAGTCACATTATTCATCCTCTTCAGCAGCTTCGTCATCCGTGAGTTTCCGCATTAACTCCAGCGGGAACTCCTGGCAGTCAAGGCGGCTCAGCGTGCCgtcatcctcttcctctactGGAGGCGGCACGCAGGAACATAGGAGCAAAAAGGAAGATGACGTGAGGAAGAAACAGCTGCACAGGGATAAACAGATGCTCCTGGCAACACGGACACAGGTTAAAAAGGAACAAGACAGCGATACTATCTATGATCCCTTTGATCCCACGTTGTCAGACTCGAGCAGCTCAGACGATGAAGCTGAGCACTCCCAAAGCACCTCACGTGAGGTGAAAGCTCCTCGTTTAGGAAACAGGAAGAATTTAGTGCAAAACAAGCAGGACCTAGTTCGTGTGAAAACTGAAACACAGGAGATTGAGGTCTCTCCAGAAGAACCAAGGGGATCCAGAGCTCAGgaaaacacatcacaggaggTCAGATGCTCAGAGGTATTTGTAAAGACTGAAAAAGAATCAGGATTATTAGACCCTGAGCCTGAAACACTAACATTTCCTGACACTAATTTTAAGAAAGAGCCAGGGTTAGATGGGGAAGAAACTGGACATAGAGTAAACAGTACATGTTCAGCGATAGCAGGCAACCCTCCACCTGTTCATCACAGCGTTGTTCATATAAAGACCGAGAGAGTGACTGCAGAAGTGAATGAGGGGAGAGTTGAAAGGTCACACAATGCAGCCCCCAACTCTGAGAACAATGCCCCCGCATCCAGCTCTGCTCCCATCAAGAAGAAACTAAAGGCAGAAGTCAAAACAGAGTCAGAGTCCCCGTCAAGAGATTTGGGCCATAAGAAGAAAACCTCTCATGCATCAAAGGAGAGGCGCTCTAGCAgttcagacacagagagaggcaggagaggagaCCATCACACGTCGAGTGCAGGAGGCCAGCAtaaggaaaaagagaagaacaaggACAGAAGTTCCAGGCGATCGAGgtccagagagaggaggaaggcatGCTCAGCCTCAGAAAGCTCTCAGTCCAACTCCCCTGACAGGAACCGCATAAAGAGACAACGGTCTCGGTCACGATCAAAAGACAGGAGGCGATCCAGGTAAATATGCGATTCTCGGTTCCAATTTCCTGGTGTCATACATAACCATCTTGATTGACACTTTGATTcctaaaaatgtttctttaattgaGGCTTTTTTCTATCATCTCTGATTTCAGGTCCGTCTCCAGCTCTAGCAGCAGAGAGCATtcaagtagaaaaaaacataaacaaagaaGCAACGAGAGGACtgatggcagagagagagaacctgaGAAAAGAAGACCGCCTAAAGACAAGAGACATGCTCGATCTCGCTCGACATCTCTCTCTAGATCACCTTCCAGATCGAGATCAAAGGACCGTAAACGTGGTCGTTCTCGCTCAAAATCACGGTCAAAGTCACGGTCGAGATCCAGATCCAAGGAAAGGAGAAAAGACCACACTCGACCTCAACAGTCGTCGCTCCCCTCTAAAGACAAGCAAGAGTCGAGGTCCAAAGACAAGAGGAGACGAAGGTCTAGGTCCAGCTCCAGAGAGAGAAGACAAGACCAAGGCTCATCATCCAAGAGTTCACAGACAACGTCTGGGTCGAGTGCTTCATCCACTAAAGACACAAAACcattaaagaaaaaggagaaggatATCACTGGAAGCTCCCTCAAGGTGGAGAAAGCTACTTCTGTGAAAAAAGAGGACACTCCTATCTGCACTGCTGTCTCTGAAGTGACAAAGCAAGGCAAAGACCTCAAAACAGAGAGCCAGGCTACAACAGCAGAAACGTTTAAGGAGTTTAAAGTTGGAAAAgaaattaagaaagaaaaacaaccatgTCTGGATATGTTTGAAGATACTCCTATTATTAAACCAATTAAAGAAGAAGTAACTGACACCCTTGTTTGGGAAGGAACACATGAGGAAGGGAACAAAGAAGAACCAGTTAAGACTGAGAGATGTGAAATGCTAATAATTAAATCTGAGCCAAGCTCCCCAGAATTATGCGCCTTACCCTCTGTCACCTCGTTGTCATCACTCACAACACCTGTGAAATCAGACAGCCTTCAGGATTCAGTCCCTCAGTCTCACCACGAGGCTTCTGCTGATCAACCAAACACTGTCGAGTCGACGCTCTCCGTGAAGCAGGAAGTTCTGCAACCCTCCGACTCAGATGATGATTTTAATGTGGATGTGATGCTAGACAACCTGGACTATGTAAAGTCAGAGCCCACTGGGGGAAGTGGTGCAACCATCAAACAGGAGAAGGACACAGAGGGGGGAAAGAATGAAGGAGAGCAGGTGTCGTCTTTACTAGGAGCTAAATCAAAGACTCATGTGAAGAGGGTTACATGGAATATACAGGAGCCTGAGGGGCCGCAGCCAGAGAAATCGTCAAGCAGTAAGTGTTGCTACTACTTTTTTTACCTCATAGGTTTCACTTTGCGGCTCAGATAACTTGATAACTTCCTGCTAACCGATCCGGCTAACCTTAAAAGTGATGTAAAGAATTATGATATAGAAAGGGACCATTACCCAGTGTGttttgtatctgtatctgtctctcaattaaaaaagttaatttttcttttctcacagAACTGGCTCTTTATAAACTGAGGCTGAAGCAGGAAGGACTTCGCAGACCTTCCTCGACATCCCAATCAACCAGTCAGGTAGGAGAGCATTCCTTGTCACTTGAGATTTAACCTTTGTTACTTTTAGAAATGTGTCTAAAATGTCATGTGACAAAAAGGCCAGAGGGTGGCAGTGTTTATCTAAAAGAAGCACATGTGTTTGACTGAGTAGAATGACATGGTTAAAACGAAAACTGATACTGGAGCATTTTCAGGTGAATCGAAACTAAAAGCCATTCTGGGGAAATAACAGTTGTTGACTCCACATTTAAtgtcaaaatattttcataGATGACTCCTTATCTTATTGCTGAGggttataaaatatttaagtcTCCATAGGCTTcaaaactaatttaaaagtACAAGAATTataacaaaaaatgtatcttttattCCTAGTGGATTCTTTTAGAGTTGTCATGATCTTGTCATCCATTTATACGCTCCTTTGACTTTCTAAGGATATCACTGGAAATGTGAGTGACACCTCCAGAAAGGGTGCTCGCTCCTCTAGATCTGATGCTGCAAAACCAGAGGGGTTACCAACCACTGGACAAGTAGAGTCAGAGGAAGGGGATACATTGAACAAAGACAAGGTAAATATCACTTTTGGATGTTTGGAATCAATAAGTATTATGTCATCATCCGACGCAGTTTTGACAGATTGCTGTTCATCATCAGTCTGGTTTTAGCTCaggatttctgcctcttaaaaggacgttctttcttaccactgtaactttgttaaatgttgctttttgcacattttgtccTGCTCCATCTTCTTCAAGAGTACTTTTGACATTTAATTCAAATCTACCAGCAGTACTACCTGAAGAAGCTTCACATGCAGGAGAGAGCTATAGAGGAGGTGAAGCTAGCCATTAAACCTTTCTACCAGAGGAGAGACATCAACAAGGAGGAATACAAAGAGATTCTGCGCAAAGCCGTCCAGAAGGTGGGCTATAGATTTTGTTATCATACTAAAAAGATATGTCAACCAACAACTTTctaaaattgtttattttttgagaGATACTTTCAGATCATCTCTTCCATAATTTTTTTGAGAAATGATTTGTGATCATTTTGTGTTCCTGGTCATCAGGTGTGCCACAGCAAGAGCGGAGAGATCAACCCAGTCAAGGTGGGAAATCTAGTCAAGGCATATGtggacaaatacaaacatgccagaaaacacaagagaggagaggacacaggGAGGGAGCAGGAGGCTCAGACTGAGGGCATGAAAACCTCTGACAGCCCCTGAAAGAGAGAGGTTTGAACTACAAGCAGGACAgccacacatgaacaacactcATTCATATATTTAGGTATGTTTTACAACTGAACTAACTAAGATTTGCTCACCGCTTCAAGATGGAATGTTAATATTTTCATCTCAGCTAAATCTTGAGGACAAGTTCTTTATGCTGAATCGTTAAACAGCACCCGTTGGTGTCTCAAGATTTTTGGTGTAGTGCAGCTCATACAAACCAGTAGGAGACTTTGAGGTTTTGCCTTAAAGAGGCAACTCTGAGACTCTTCCATGGAGCTGGAAATCAGGTAGCTTTCTCCACAGGTGTTTTTctatgactgtttttgttttgtgggaGGGGGTATTTATCAGTGTCAAAACTCATTTAAATGGTTGAGAAGTGGTGTAAGTATGCAGAGTATGCATATTTGAGGCAAAAGACACAGTTATGCAATTTTGTAGAAAATGAATCCGAGTAATACAGAAACAATTT
This genomic interval from Labrus mixtus chromosome 4, fLabMix1.1, whole genome shotgun sequence contains the following:
- the phrf1 gene encoding PHD and RING finger domain-containing protein 1 isoform X1, with the protein product MDEDDSQDELINRSTSHNKGKRAALWAISDDSEDNEAESDEGESDSGEEEEEEDNLDGEDDEEEEEDEEEEDDEEEENAKAEGGAFGGTSADLAELSSDEDADKCPICLNSFSSQPVATPEDCEHYFCLDCILEWAKNANSCPVDRIAFNSIYLRKCFGGKVKKVITVQKPVKEGQEEIIDVDLEQTNCEVCGSSDREDRLLLCDGCDAGYHMECLTPPLDSVPVEEWFCPECVANNRNSRGSAEELSETESLPSSAVPTTSRSQSRAPGPTRAIARTQQSERVRANVNRHRITQARTSQLAPTYMMQSTWLDDTINAVVAGLNTAVYIRNFAPRIPSSRRRKTVRRRRTKKTSSAKGRTGKAGSTGVKRRRRRVRRTKSRRKLVLKKSANARSRIANNLGIVKDKKSSSLPTVYRPSEHTLSNMRADIGAASLSIYGDPFDLDPFADREEEEQQHGRVTSLLEAKRRGISRSALRSHQPVARPVTGSLSRRAIEVPQSGGVVEAAPVPDLLGSILTGQSMLLMDSSDVVINRDGSLKSAKPMIPSASKPGCSSGDASPHINPVMSPNQGDACPPLHNNGDLPGSSHNPTSRPFSQSSSRLPHNMPPSASRIQPSPHSDLPPRGHPSLQPSRPIRPTHSTDHRGTNRVIDSTHPTLDSSSKNNQPKKTPIKPMWVDVSVLPRIPKIKKESSDAIYCGTSPDAGSGSDKSSSSRESISNSTPRRNVYGMPDTAMNSLAGDKGRQQSVDQQKGRAEGRQRPDGASSSSAFSNSFSSSSSSTGFPSSQSHYSSSSAASSSVSFRINSSGNSWQSRRLSVPSSSSSTGGGTQEHRSKKEDDVRKKQLHRDKQMLLATRTQVKKEQDSDTIYDPFDPTLSDSSSSDDEAEHSQSTSREVKAPRLGNRKNLVQNKQDLVRVKTETQEIEVSPEEPRGSRAQENTSQEVRCSEVFVKTEKESGLLDPEPETLTFPDTNFKKEPGLDGEETGHRVNSTCSAIAGNPPPVHHSVVHIKTERVTAEVNEGRVERSHNAAPNSENNAPASSSAPIKKKLKAEVKTESESPSRDLGHKKKTSHASKERRSSSSDTERGRRGDHHTSSAGGQHKEKEKNKDRSSRRSRSRERRKACSASESSQSNSPDRNRIKRQRSRSRSKDRRRSRSVSSSSSREHSSRKKHKQRSNERTDGREREPEKRRPPKDKRHARSRSTSLSRSPSRSRSKDRKRGRSRSKSRSKSRSRSRSKERRKDHTRPQQSSLPSKDKQESRSKDKRRRRSRSSSRERRQDQGSSSKSSQTTSGSSASSTKDTKPLKKKEKDITGSSLKVEKATSVKKEDTPICTAVSEVTKQGKDLKTESQATTAETFKEFKVGKEIKKEKQPCLDMFEDTPIIKPIKEEVTDTLVWEGTHEEGNKEEPVKTERCEMLIIKSEPSSPELCALPSVTSLSSLTTPVKSDSLQDSVPQSHHEASADQPNTVESTLSVKQEVLQPSDSDDDFNVDVMLDNLDYVKSEPTGGSGATIKQEKDTEGGKNEGEQVSSLLGAKSKTHVKRVTWNIQEPEGPQPEKSSSKLALYKLRLKQEGLRRPSSTSQSTSQDITGNVSDTSRKGARSSRSDAAKPEGLPTTGQVESEEGDTLNKDKQYYLKKLHMQERAIEEVKLAIKPFYQRRDINKEEYKEILRKAVQKVCHSKSGEINPVKVGNLVKAYVDKYKHARKHKRGEDTGREQEAQTEGMKTSDSP
- the phrf1 gene encoding PHD and RING finger domain-containing protein 1 isoform X2; amino-acid sequence: MDEDDSQDELINRSTSHNKGKRAALWAISDDSEDNEAESDEGESDSGEEEEEEDNLDGEDDEEEEEDEEEEDDEEEENAKAEGGAFGGTSADLAELSSDEDADKCPICLNSFSSQPVATPEDCEHYFCLDCILEWAKNANSCPVDRIAFNSIYLRKCFGGKVKKVITVQKPVKEGQEEIIDVDLEQTNCEVCGSSDREDRLLLCDGCDAGYHMECLTPPLDSVPVEEWFCPECVANNRNSRGSAEELSETESLPSSAVPTTSRSQSRAPGPTRAIARTQQSERVRANVNRHRITQARTSQLAPTYMMQSTWLDDTINAVVAGLNTAVYIRNFAPRIPSSRRRKTVRRRRTKKTSSAKGRTGKAGSTGVKRRRRRVRRTKSRRKLVLKKSANARSRIANNLGIVKDKKSSSLPTVYRPSEHTLSNMRADIGAASLSIYGDPFDLDPFADREEEEQQHGRVTSLLEAKRRGISRSALRSHQPVARPVTGSLSRRAIEVPQSGGVVEAAPVPDLLGSILTGQSMLLMDSSDVVINRDGSLKSAKPMIPSASKPGCSSGDASPHINPVMSPNQGDACPPLHNNGDLPGSSHNPTSRPFSQSSSRLPHNMPPSASRIQPSPHSDLPPRGHPSLQPSRPIRPTHSTDHRGTNRVIDSTHPTLDSSSKNNQPKKTPIKPMWVDVSVLPRIPKIKKESSDAIYCGTSPDAGSGSDKSSSSRESISNSTPRRNVYGMPDTAMNSLAGDKGRQQSVDQQKGRAEGRQRPDGASSSSAFSNSFSSSSSSTGFPSSQSHYSSSSAASSSVSFRINSSGNSWQSRRLSVPSSSSSTGGGTQEHRSKKEDDVRKKQLHRDKQMLLATRTQVKKEQDSDTIYDPFDPTLSDSSSSDDEAEHSQSTSREVKAPRLGNRKNLVQNKQDLVRVKTETQEIEVSPEEPRGSRAQENTSQEVRCSEVFVKTEKESGLLDPEPETLTFPDTNFKKEPGLDGEETGHRVNSTCSAIAGNPPPVHHSVVHIKTERVTAEVNEGRVERSHNAAPNSENNAPASSSAPIKKKLKAEVKTESESPSRDLGHKKKTSHASKERRSSSSDTERGRRGDHHTSSAGGQHKEKEKNKDRSSRRSRSRERRKACSASESSQSNSPDRNRIKRQRSRSRSKDRRRSRSVSSSSSREHSSRKKHKQRSNERTDGREREPEKRRPPKDKRHARSRSTSLSRSPSRSRSKDRKRGRSRSKSRSKSRSRSRSKERRKDHTRPQQSSLPSKDKQESRSKDKRRRRSRSSSRERRQDQGSSSKSSQTTSGSSASSTKDTKPLKKKEKDITGSSLKVEKATSVKKEDTPICTAVSEVTKQGKDLKTESQATTAETFKEFKVGKEIKKEKQPCLDMFEDTPIIKPIKEEVTDTLVWEGTHEEGNKEEPVKTERCEMLIIKSEPSSPELCALPSVTSLSSLTTPVKSDSLQDSVPQSHHEASADQPNTVESTLSVKQEVLQPSDSDDDFNVDVMLDNLDYVKSEPTGGSGATIKQEKDTEGGKNEGEQVSSLLGAKSKTHVKRVTWNIQEPEGPQPEKSSSKLALYKLRLKQEGLRRPSSTSQSTSQDITGNVSDTSRKGARSSRSDAAKPEGLPTTGQVESEEGDTLNKDKYYLKKLHMQERAIEEVKLAIKPFYQRRDINKEEYKEILRKAVQKVCHSKSGEINPVKVGNLVKAYVDKYKHARKHKRGEDTGREQEAQTEGMKTSDSP